One Caretta caretta isolate rCarCar2 chromosome 8, rCarCar1.hap1, whole genome shotgun sequence DNA window includes the following coding sequences:
- the LOC125641858 gene encoding uncharacterized protein LOC125641858: MGFWGRGVKRYWGCTAEVFTAILLCSNCFPNTISSGRYHHTQGHCFPSIPPSPHRQQHIQRAAKPQGAAPSRFTAAHAGDWSVVRCCLHFAGTPPHTPLQGEQQHSSCPFLKGTRHILTLQSRVTVHQSPLPGDNQLEWLFLRCSHCRRGDACGGSRQARQPVPQLLATPPGAAAAGQRQTLGRRFGGSSKTTSVGNNRVRRRSSRGWRAAGPGRSGQSSRRWLEGAEPRAGSPAQEVHGRQRQQPPARAESTGEASVLSSCRRRQPLPPPQDPRQSSSGCRGSNGQAAPASSRAFSARLRWEKSVCTRASPSSTPLSSARPGSCTPATAHPIPCLLPPPSPVASSQRHSSLLSPPHMLLPPQKNHSPHTQLLLAH; this comes from the exons ATGGGTTTTTGGGGAAGAGGGGTAAAGCGTTACTGGGGGTGCACAGCAGAGGTATTCACAGCCATCCTTCTTTGCAGTAACTGCTTTCCTAACACGATTTCATCTGGTCGATACCATCACACCCAAGGACACTGCTtcccttccatcccaccatccccGCACCGGCAGCAGCATATCCAGCGAGCAGCGAAGCCACAAGGAGCTGCTCCCTCAAGGTTCACCGCTGCCCATGCAGGAGACTGGAGCGTTGTGCGCTGCTGCTTGCATTTCGCTGGTACACCCCCACACACGCCTCTACAAGGGGAgcagcagcacagcagctgccccTTCCTCAAAGGCACCAGGCACATACTCACATTGCAGAGTCGAGTAACTGTCCATCAGTCTCCGCTGCCCGGAGATAACCAGCTGGAATGGTTATTCCTAAG GTGCAGTCACTGCAGACGAGGAGATGCATGTGGCGGCTCCCGCCAAGCTCGCCAACCTGTCCCCCAGCTTCTCGCAACGCCGCCGGGGGCCGCCGCCGCCGGACAGCGACAGACGTTGGGCAGGCGGTTCGGAGGGAGCAGCAAAACCACATCAGTAGGGAACAATCGTGTACGGCGGCGCTCTTCCCGCGGTTGGCGGGCTGCGGGACCCGGCAGAAGCGGGCAAAGCAGCAGGCGCTGGCTGGAGGGAGCAGAGCCCAGAGCCGGCTCTCCCGCGCAGGAGGTGCACGGGCGGCAGCGACAGCAGCCTCCTGCCAGGGCTGAGTCAACGGGAGAAGCCTCAGTGCTCAGCAGCTGCCGCCGCCGccagcccctcccgcccccacaagATCCGCGTCAGAGCTCGAGCGGCTGCCGCGGCTCTAACGGGCAGGCTGCGCCCGCCTCTTCGCGCGCCTTTAGCGCGAGGCTGCGCTGGGAGAAGAGTGTTTGCACGCGCGCGTCCCCCTCTTCCACCCCGCTCTCCTCAGCCCGGCCAggatcctgcaccccagccactgcccatcccatcccctgcctcctccccccccccagccctgttgCGTCCTCCCAGCGCCACTCCTCGCTGCTGTCTCCTCCCCATATGctgcttcccccccaaaaaaatcattccccccacacacaactgcTTCTCGCCCACTAG